A region from the Sander vitreus isolate 19-12246 chromosome 1, sanVit1, whole genome shotgun sequence genome encodes:
- the rab4a gene encoding ras-related protein Rab-4A gives MSESYDFLFKFLVIGNAGTGKSCLLHQFIEKRFKDESNHTIGVEFGSKIISVVNKMVKLQIWDTAGQERFRSVTRSYYRGAAGALLVYDITSRETYNALTTWLSDARMLASQNIVIILCGNKKDLDADREVTFLEASRFAQENELMFLETSALTGENVEEAFVQCARKILNKIESGELDPERMGSGIQYGDAALRQLRSPRRAQTQGTQECGC, from the exons ATGTCTGAGTCATACG ATTTCCTGTTTAAATTCCTGGTGATTGGAAATGCTGGAACGGGCAAATCCTGTCTGCTGCACCAGTTCATAGAGAAGAGAT tTAAGGATGAATCCAACCACACGATTGGAGTGGAGTTTGGCTCCAAGATCATCAGTGTCGTCAATAAAATGGTCAAACTGCAGATTTGGGACACTGCAGGACAAGAAAGGTTCAG gtctgTGACCAGGAGTTACTacagaggagctgcaggagCTCTGCTGGTCTATGATATCACCAG TCGAGAGACATACAACGCTCTGACCACATGGCTGAGTGATGCTAGGATGCTGGCCAGTCAGAACATCGTCATCATTCTATGTGGAAACAAGAAGGACCTGGACGCAGACAGAGAAGTCACGTTCCTGGAGGCTTCACGCTTCGCTCAGGAGAATG agctgaTGTTCCTGGAGACAAGTGCTCTAACTGGGGAGAACGTTGAAGAGGCCTTTGTCCAGTGCGCTCGGAAAATCCTCAACAAGATAGAGTCAG GCGAGCTGGATCCAGAGAGGATGGGTTCAGGTATCCAGTATGGCGACGCTGCGTTACGACAGCTCCGTTCTCCTCGTCGTGCTCAGACGCAGGGCACCCAGGAGTGTGGCTGCTAG